One part of the Natronosalvus amylolyticus genome encodes these proteins:
- a CDS encoding MarR family transcriptional regulator, whose protein sequence is MPAAASDSDQTLVWPPTDSNVRERLREQPPSAKLVAIILGQNTEMTQTELVEETLLPRRTVHHALDKLEEHSLVQSRSSVVDARKRIYSLRSECGP, encoded by the coding sequence ATGCCCGCCGCAGCGAGCGATAGCGACCAGACACTGGTATGGCCACCGACCGACTCGAACGTTCGAGAACGCCTTCGAGAGCAACCGCCGAGTGCAAAGCTCGTCGCCATCATTCTCGGTCAAAACACTGAAATGACACAGACTGAACTCGTCGAAGAAACGCTATTGCCTCGTCGGACGGTCCACCACGCGCTCGATAAACTCGAGGAGCACTCGCTCGTGCAATCGCGCTCGAGTGTTGTTGATGCTCGCAAACGAATTTATTCACTTCGTTCGGAGTGCGGACCATAA
- a CDS encoding aspartate aminotransferase family protein, which produces MDRDSVTPDVSTIPADRAERWVTHHHEFAAPSTYVYEFVWDVTEDAIGPFCTDVDGNVLLDFTSHVAAAPLGYNNPTIRERMDAYDLPEPSKIAGQDFYASGGGTADDTDFPGPTQLMDRLTDATSHYDMDTVFLSNTGAEAVENAIKICYTNGGHRGVTFDGGFHGRTLGALSLNRSKAVHRRGFPEIPGIVSVPYCTCTDECTCGWETDGPGGNVLADRLHPERGDLPADEVSYIILEPVQGEGGFRAPSPSFATDIERIRREHDIYVISDEIQAGVGRTGELWGIDHTPIEPDVITCAKGLRVGATVANEDVFPEQEGRLSSTWGAGDLLSSLQGTLTLEIIEKENLLSNATDRGRHLIEALEDATLPGSVDVRGRGLMVAVEFDTKARREAIVQAALERGLLLLGCGYKTIRFLPPLDVTAREIDLAVSLFEEATRGVESPMQTAD; this is translated from the coding sequence ATGGACCGCGATTCCGTTACGCCAGACGTATCCACGATTCCAGCCGACCGCGCAGAGCGCTGGGTTACACACCATCACGAATTTGCCGCACCAAGCACCTACGTCTACGAGTTCGTCTGGGACGTCACCGAAGACGCCATCGGCCCGTTCTGTACCGACGTCGACGGCAACGTATTGTTGGACTTTACCAGCCACGTTGCAGCCGCTCCACTGGGCTACAACAACCCAACGATTCGGGAGCGAATGGACGCCTACGATCTCCCCGAACCGTCCAAAATCGCCGGCCAGGATTTCTACGCCAGCGGTGGCGGTACGGCAGACGATACGGACTTCCCAGGTCCCACGCAGTTGATGGACCGGCTCACCGATGCGACGAGTCACTACGACATGGACACCGTCTTTCTGTCGAACACAGGCGCCGAAGCCGTCGAAAATGCGATTAAAATCTGTTACACCAACGGTGGCCACCGAGGAGTGACGTTCGACGGTGGTTTCCACGGTCGAACGCTCGGTGCGCTCTCGTTGAACCGATCGAAAGCCGTTCACCGACGGGGCTTCCCCGAAATCCCGGGTATCGTGAGCGTTCCGTACTGTACCTGCACCGACGAGTGTACCTGTGGCTGGGAAACCGACGGGCCAGGCGGTAACGTACTCGCCGATAGACTCCATCCAGAGCGTGGTGACCTGCCCGCCGACGAAGTCTCGTACATCATCCTCGAGCCAGTTCAAGGAGAAGGCGGTTTCAGAGCGCCCTCTCCTTCGTTCGCCACAGATATCGAGAGAATTCGACGCGAACACGATATCTACGTTATTAGCGACGAAATCCAGGCCGGCGTCGGTCGGACCGGCGAGCTCTGGGGTATCGACCACACGCCCATCGAACCCGATGTGATCACCTGTGCGAAGGGGCTTCGTGTCGGTGCGACCGTGGCCAACGAGGACGTTTTCCCCGAACAGGAAGGCCGTCTCTCCTCGACCTGGGGAGCAGGCGACTTGCTCTCTTCACTCCAGGGAACGCTAACCCTCGAGATCATCGAAAAAGAAAACCTGCTTTCCAACGCCACCGATCGGGGCCGACACCTGATCGAAGCCCTCGAGGACGCCACCTTGCCTGGGAGCGTGGACGTCCGCGGACGAGGATTGATGGTCGCCGTCGAATTCGATACCAAAGCTCGCCGTGAAGCGATCGTGCAGGCCGCACTCGAGCGCGGACTCTTGTTGCTCGGTTGTGGTTACAAGACGATCCGCTTCCTCCCACCACTCGACGTGACTGCACGCGAGATCGACCTCGCAGTCTCCCTGTTCGAAGAAGCGACTCGAGGGGTCGAAAGCCCGATGCAAACTGCAGACTGA
- a CDS encoding TrmB family transcriptional regulator, whose product MERDTIQTALEYAGLTTYQADAYLTLLEMGQSPAIEVGRNCSVPVSQIYDVLRSLEEAGHVETMEQEKLYVRPREPDELLEDLTDRGELLQDAAEDIETRYQQPARMDYRISVATHMETAVKQATELIDEAETFVEVSASADRLASMREALEAARERGVIVRAGVYVDGATDSKEEFDPEGAVSELRAITIPGPFLVVIDRNRTFFAPEGRFDDSYGVLIRDRFLPLIFHWYFQTSQWDLYDPIYIDAPAQARYVSIEEFVRDTWPLYRDGYVLEVDIQGVETETDVERTISGTVTGMQYPGVERQNCALTLMDVATYVTVIVDTGDEFVTVGGWGAVFEDIEAHRIDLVGIDVEGEIV is encoded by the coding sequence ATGGAGCGAGACACGATCCAAACGGCGCTGGAATACGCGGGCCTGACGACCTACCAGGCTGACGCGTATCTGACGCTACTGGAGATGGGCCAGTCCCCGGCCATCGAGGTTGGGCGGAACTGCTCGGTACCGGTCTCGCAGATCTACGACGTGCTCCGGAGCCTCGAGGAGGCGGGCCACGTCGAAACGATGGAACAGGAGAAGCTCTACGTCCGTCCACGCGAGCCGGACGAACTGCTCGAGGACCTCACTGACAGGGGGGAGCTCCTACAGGACGCCGCGGAGGACATCGAAACCCGGTATCAGCAGCCTGCACGGATGGATTATCGAATCAGCGTCGCCACCCACATGGAGACCGCCGTCAAGCAAGCCACCGAACTTATCGACGAAGCGGAGACCTTCGTCGAGGTTTCGGCGAGTGCCGATCGGTTGGCGAGCATGCGGGAGGCGCTGGAGGCCGCTCGAGAAAGAGGCGTTATTGTACGGGCGGGAGTGTATGTAGATGGAGCCACCGATTCGAAGGAGGAATTCGATCCCGAGGGCGCCGTATCCGAATTGCGTGCGATTACGATTCCGGGGCCATTTCTGGTCGTTATCGACCGCAACCGCACATTCTTCGCGCCGGAGGGTCGGTTCGACGACAGCTACGGCGTTTTGATCCGGGACCGTTTCCTCCCGTTAATCTTTCACTGGTACTTCCAGACCTCCCAGTGGGATCTCTACGATCCGATTTATATCGACGCTCCAGCTCAAGCGAGGTACGTTAGCATCGAGGAATTCGTCCGCGACACCTGGCCACTCTATCGTGATGGCTACGTCCTCGAGGTCGATATTCAGGGTGTGGAGACGGAAACCGACGTCGAGCGAACAATCTCGGGGACAGTCACGGGAATGCAGTATCCTGGAGTGGAACGGCAGAATTGTGCGCTGACACTGATGGACGTGGCCACCTACGTCACAGTCATCGTCGATACCGGAGACGAGTTCGTTACCGTGGGAGGCTGGGGTGCCGTTTTTGAGGATATAGAGGCCCATCGAATCGACCTCGTCGGAATCGACGTCGAGGGGGAAATCGTCTGA
- a CDS encoding glycoside hydrolase family 3 N-terminal domain-containing protein, with translation MSFENFEATTDASQTIETLLERMTVREKAAQLAGTYVGELDEQRTPEEARKLVSEYGLGFATPFGYGAAAYTDPVESARFANELQRIAIEETRLGIPIAIPVDAVHGHAYVAGGTVFPHNLGMAATRDRQLVERVGTVTAREVAATGAAITYGPTCDVARDPRWGRTFETFGASPRLCGELAAAKAHGVHDADPDVGVVAKHFPAYGEPEQGEDTAPVDRSMSSIYRDFLPPFEAAIDAGVDGIMPCYNSINSVPSHGSEFFLRKVLREELGFEGYVASDWNGIGMLHENHGTAESMEDAVGQSLVAGVDVHSLGEEKHVEYLEALVEDGTVDESLLDDAVRRVLSLKANLGLFEKPYVDVSETRTIVGADDHEKLSLEASRSSITLVQNDGVLPFEPDIGEVLVTGPNGDRLDHQVGGWSCKNTDDLSGITVLEGVESVVAADTKVTFEPGAGISEPGDVDAAVDAAADADAAIVVVGENWYLHEFGPEDVAGPPESFPNRTQLGLPAPQRDLVEAVAATDTPTAVVVISGRPTPLPRIAETVPAIAYAYYPGAQGGLAVAETLFGLVNPSGALPISVPRSTGHLPTRHNHLSHPYPIGRKEHGETYDPLWPFGHGLSYTEFEYCNLSATPERLAADETVSVEVTLANRGTRAGAKPIDIFASRPYSSVVTPVRELVGFDRVHVDPGEERTVRLQLSADRFAVVGPDGDSRVEPGTVELSCGEHSTSVQILD, from the coding sequence ATGTCATTTGAAAATTTCGAAGCGACGACCGACGCATCACAGACCATCGAAACGCTGCTCGAACGAATGACCGTCCGCGAGAAAGCTGCACAGCTCGCCGGCACGTACGTCGGCGAACTCGACGAACAGCGAACACCGGAGGAAGCTCGGAAGCTGGTCTCTGAGTATGGCCTGGGGTTCGCAACACCGTTCGGCTACGGTGCTGCCGCCTATACGGACCCAGTGGAGTCCGCGCGATTCGCCAACGAACTCCAACGGATTGCGATCGAGGAGACCCGCCTTGGGATCCCGATCGCCATCCCCGTCGATGCGGTTCACGGACACGCGTACGTGGCGGGTGGAACAGTGTTCCCGCATAACCTCGGCATGGCGGCCACCCGAGATCGGCAACTGGTCGAAAGAGTCGGTACGGTTACCGCGCGGGAAGTAGCAGCGACCGGGGCCGCGATCACCTACGGACCGACCTGCGATGTCGCTCGAGATCCACGCTGGGGCCGAACATTCGAGACCTTCGGCGCTTCCCCCCGTCTCTGTGGTGAACTCGCCGCGGCCAAAGCCCACGGAGTTCACGATGCCGATCCCGATGTCGGGGTCGTCGCCAAGCATTTTCCGGCCTACGGTGAACCCGAACAGGGAGAGGACACAGCGCCGGTTGATCGCTCGATGTCATCGATCTACCGTGATTTCCTTCCGCCGTTCGAGGCAGCGATAGATGCTGGAGTCGATGGGATCATGCCATGTTACAATTCGATCAATAGCGTCCCATCCCACGGCTCCGAGTTCTTCTTGCGGAAGGTGCTTCGAGAGGAACTGGGCTTCGAAGGCTACGTAGCATCCGACTGGAACGGGATCGGGATGCTCCACGAGAATCACGGGACGGCCGAGTCGATGGAGGACGCCGTCGGGCAATCCTTAGTAGCTGGAGTAGACGTTCACTCTCTAGGCGAGGAGAAACACGTCGAATACCTCGAGGCGCTCGTCGAGGACGGCACCGTCGACGAGTCGCTGCTCGACGACGCCGTCCGTCGGGTACTCTCGCTGAAAGCGAATCTCGGATTGTTCGAAAAACCATACGTTGACGTCTCGGAAACCCGGACGATCGTCGGAGCCGACGACCACGAAAAACTCTCTCTCGAGGCGTCCCGGTCCTCGATTACCCTCGTGCAGAACGATGGCGTGCTCCCGTTCGAACCCGACATCGGGGAGGTACTCGTCACCGGACCGAACGGGGATCGACTCGATCATCAGGTCGGGGGTTGGAGCTGCAAGAACACCGACGATCTCTCGGGAATTACGGTCCTCGAGGGTGTGGAATCCGTCGTAGCGGCGGATACAAAAGTGACTTTCGAGCCTGGTGCGGGGATCAGCGAACCCGGTGACGTCGACGCGGCCGTCGACGCAGCGGCCGACGCAGACGCCGCGATCGTCGTCGTCGGAGAGAACTGGTACCTCCACGAGTTCGGACCCGAGGACGTCGCTGGGCCGCCCGAATCGTTCCCAAACCGAACACAACTCGGGCTTCCAGCCCCACAACGGGACCTCGTCGAGGCCGTCGCTGCCACAGACACACCGACTGCAGTCGTAGTCATTTCGGGGCGCCCGACGCCGCTGCCCCGGATCGCCGAGACCGTGCCAGCAATCGCCTACGCCTACTATCCGGGGGCACAGGGTGGTCTCGCCGTCGCTGAGACACTGTTCGGACTGGTCAATCCCTCCGGTGCGTTACCGATTTCCGTACCTCGGTCGACCGGTCACTTGCCCACGCGCCACAATCACCTCTCGCACCCCTACCCGATCGGGCGAAAGGAACACGGTGAAACCTACGATCCACTCTGGCCCTTCGGCCACGGGCTTTCGTACACCGAGTTCGAGTACTGCAACCTGTCGGCGACTCCCGAACGACTCGCCGCCGACGAGACCGTTAGTGTCGAAGTCACCCTCGCGAACCGCGGGACTCGCGCTGGTGCCAAACCGATCGACATCTTCGCCAGCCGGCCCTACAGTTCAGTCGTAACACCGGTTCGCGAACTTGTCGGGTTCGACCGTGTCCACGTCGATCCCGGCGAAGAGCGTACCGTCCGTTTACAGCTGTCTGCCGACCGTTTCGCGGTCGTCGGCCCCGATGGCGACTCCCGGGTTGAACCCGGTACTGTCGAACTATCCTGTGGTGAGCACTCGACGAGTGTACAGATCCTCGATTAA